The following is a genomic window from Merismopedia glauca CCAP 1448/3.
GTTTGGATCTGTAGCATGACTTTTGGGAATTGGTATTAGATAGACCGCGATTTTACTTAATTATCTCTATATTTTCTCACCAGAGTAATAAAACAGACACTATGTTAGCTTAATTGCCTTCCGTATTTTCACTGGGTAAATTACACTTAGGGAAATCGCTGAATTTTCGGCTTATGTGGTTATAAAAAGATTAAATAGCCATGTAGAGACTGATTTATACCGAAGCAAATCGCATTCATAACTTACTTCTTTAGGAGGAACCCCAGTCATGAAATTAGGAAAGGTTATAGCTTCTGTGGTTGGAGGGAGTACAGCATTTATCCTAGCTAGTGCTTTAACAGCTACTGGTACTAAAGCTGCAACAGTTGTCCTTGACTTTGAAGGTGTGGGTGACTTAAATCCAGTGGGAAATTTTTACGATACAGCCCCTCACGACTTCGATATTACTTTTTCTGATAATGCTTTGGGAATTGTAGATGAAGATGCTGGTGGAAGCGGTAATTTTGGTGGCGAACCCAGTCGAGACACGGTACTCTTCTTCTTGGGTGGTTCGGCTGCCAGAATGAATGTCCTTAACGGCTTTACTACGGGTTTTTCATTCTTTTATTCAGCAATTAATAACCCAGGCTTTGTTAGAGTCCTTGATGCTAGTGATAATGTTCTTGCACAAATAGATTTACCTACGACTCCATTCAATGGCGCTCCAGATCCAACAGGTCAATTTAGTCCTTTTGTGCCAATTGGTGTGACATTCCAAGGTACAGCTTTTGCTGTAGACTTTGGTGGAACTGTTAATCAGATTGGCTTTGATAACATTACTTTGGGTTCTGCTACTCCTGGAACCACAGTTCCCGAACCTACTACTATTTTAGGTACTTTAGCCTTCAGCGCTTTGGGTGGTAGCACCTGGTTGAAACGCAGACGCAAACAGCAAGGCTAGAACTAGCTAAAAGTTTGAGAAGTAGAGGTGCAACAACATCTCTACTTTTTTATTGGCAATGAAACTATCGTCAGATATAGTATTTTTCATTTAATACCAAATCACTAAATACTTGCTAAGCTGATATGCAAATAAAAATTGGGTATTTACTCTTCCCTCCTGCCTCCTGCCTTCTGCCTGATCTCAACCTTGTAAATTAAATGCAAAGGCAAGCTTAGTAACTATAAATACTCTCCATATTGCTGAATCAGTTTGGCAACTAATCCAGTCCAGCCAGTTTGATGACTAGCACCAATTCCCGCACCATTATCACCGTGGAAATATTCATAAAATAGGATTAAATCTTGCCAATTAGGATCGGTTTGAAACTTTTTAGTCCCACCATAAACAGGTCGTATACCTGCAAAGTTTTTCTCAAAAATAGCGATCGCTCTTTGAGATAATTCAGTAGCTACTTGCCAAAGAGTCATCATTTTTCCTGACCCAGTGGGATATTCTACTTGAAAATCATCTCCTAGGTAATGATGGAACTTTTGCAAAGATTCTATGAGCAGGAAATTGACGGGAAACCAAACAGGACCACGCCAGTTAGAGTTTCCACCAAATAAACCCGTACTAGATTCTGCTGGTTCATAATCTACTCTAAATTCACAGGTATTAGCCTTAAAAATATAAGGATGTTCCGCATGATATTTCGACAAAGCACGAATCCCATATTCTCCTAAAAACTCAGTTTCATCGAGCATTTTTTGCAGAATGCGCCGCAGTTTATCTGGAGAAACAATAGCCAATAATCGCCGCGTACCCACACCATTAGTTGACATACAAGCTACATTTTGTCGTAAGTCAGGACGGTTTTTGATAAACCATTCTAATCGCAACTTGAAATTAGGCAACTTTTCTAGTATTTCTGGTTCAATAGTTTCCACCGCAAATAAAGGTATTAACCCCACCATTGAACGGACTTTTAAACTAATTTGTTGGTCGTTGGGGAGATGCAATACATCATAGTAAAAACCATCAGATTCATCCCACAAACTAACTTCCTCTCCACCCATGTGATTCATGGCATTAGCTATATATAGGTAATGTTCAAAAAATTTGGTGGCAATATCTTCATATACTGGGTTAGTCTTCGCTAATTCTAGGGCTATAGTTAACATATTCAAACAATACATTGCCATCCAACTAGTACCATCAGATTGGTCAATATATCCACCTGTCGGCAAAGTCGCACTGCGGTCAAATACTCCAATATTATCTAAACCCAGGAATCCTCCTTGAAAGACATTTCTTCCAGCCACATCTTTGCGATTTACCCACCACGTAAAGTTGAGCATGAGCTTTTGAAAAACCCGTTCTAAAAATAGCCTATCCGATCGACCAAACATCTTTTGTTCAATCTTGTAAACTCGCCAAGTTGCCCAAGCATGAACGGGAGGATTAACATCACCAAAAGCCCATTCATAAGCGGGAAGTTGTCCATTGGGATGCATAAACCATTCCCTAGTTAAAACATCCAATTGGTGTTTAGCAAAATCTGGATCGACCATCGCGAGAGGAATGCAGTGAAAGGCTAAATCCCAAGCCGCATACCAAGGATATTCCCACTTATCTGGGATGGAAATAATATCTTGATTATCTAGATGAAACCACTCACTATTTCTCCCGTTTTTGCGCTCTTTTGCTACTGTTTTGTCTGCGGAATCACCTTTAAGCCAACTGTCAACATTGTAGTAATAAAATTGTTTGCTCCAAAGCATCCCTGCAAATGCTTGTCTTTGAATATTTCGTAAATCTTCGCTAATTTTAAAGGGAGTTATACGCTGATAGAACTCATTTGCTTCCTGCTGTCTGAGAGATATTTTTTGCTCAAATTCGGAACTAAAAGGAGTTAAAAAATTAGGTGAAGTCGTCAGCCGGAGACGGACTACTTTACTGGCTCCAGGTTCTATCGTTAATAAATAATTGACAGCAGCTTTTGTACCTGTTTTTCCTGGATTAACAGCTTGTTGATGACCGTTAACAATATAGTCATTAATCCCATCTTTGACATATTTACCCTGATTGGAAACCCCAAACAGTTTTTCGTTGTTAGTTTCATTCTCAGTGAATAAAATTTCATTTAATCCCTCACAATACAAGTATTGTTCGCTTAAATCTGGGTGAATAGCTTGAATAGTTTGCCAAGAATTACCAGATTTAGTTTCTGTTAGTGAGGGTTTCTGGCGATCGCTGTTCCATGACCAAGTATTCCGAAACCAAAGAGTGGGTAGTAGATGCAGATCTTTCGTTTCTCTACCCCGATTAATCACAGTAATTTGGATAGAAATATCTTCAGGCTCATTTTTAGCATATTCAACAAATACATCAAAATAGCTATTGTCATCAAATACACCAGTATCGATTAATTCAAACTCTGGTTCGTGACGGTTGCGATGACAATTTTGTGTAACTAATTGCTCGTAAGGAAAAGCTGTTTGAGGATATTTATATAATCCTTTCATGTAAGAATGGGTAGGGGTACTATCAAGATAAAAATAATATTCTTTAACGTCTTCCCCGTGATTACCCTCACTACCTGTTAAACCAAACAAGCGCTCTTTTAAAATAGGATCTGCACCATTCCAAAGCGCGATCGCAAAACACAATCTCTGAGAGCGATCGCAAATTCCTAAAATTCCATCTTCCCCCCAACGATAGGCACGAGAACGAGCTTGATCGTGGGTAAAATGATCCCAAGCACTACCATCAGAACTGTAATCTTCTCGCACCGTACCCCATTGTCTTTCACTTAAATATGGTCCCCATTGATACCATTTTGCTTGGTTAGTACGGGCTGCTTCTAATCTAATTTCTTCTTGAGTTAGAGGTTTCATAATTTTAGTATTGCTGGCATTGCTGATTTGAAGTATGAATTGTTGATTGTTGATTGGGTTTTCTTTCGCCCCGATCTCTCACTATTTTGACTTCTGACTTCTGTACAGACGTAGCACTGCTACGTCTCTACGACTGACTTCTGACTTCATGCACTAGTTCATACCTTGATTCAGCAACGCCGGATTGCTCTGTCTATGCTTATCCCTACACCCCACATCCTAACTAGCAAATTAAATGCGTGTATAGATTATGGTTTACTATCTGGAGTATTCCTGTTCGATCCTAGATCTGGCTGAATTGTTGCTGAAGAATTCTGAGGAAAATCTTGACTATGAATGCAGCCTAAACTCAGGAAAAACTCATAGAGTTGTCAGTAGCACTACAAGCGGATAAAGATTTACAAAGTAATAACCGATTTGGTTGTTTGAACCACAACCAACTCCAACTCGATTCTGCTTGTTTGAGTCGATAGCCTAAATTGAGATAAAGTTGTCGCGCTTCCTGATTATTATCTAAAACGTGCAGATAAATTTCTCTAAACCCCCACTGACAAGCTTTAGCTTCGCAAACCTCTAGTAGCTTTTTCGCTATCCCTTGACGGCGATAGTCTCGATCTACAGCTAAGTTAGAGATATACACATAAGGTTTATGAGGTTCTGCTTCCCAAAATAAGGGAGATTTAACCGCTATTTCCACCGTTCCTAAGAGGTATTCTCCCCCCAAAGAGTTGGTATTTGTCGCTACTAAACAGATATAACGATAAGTTGGGGAAATCAAACGATTTTTCACATCTTCGTAGATCCCCAGCCGAACTACAGGATAAAGCCAGTTATACAAACCCATATTGGAGTGAAAACCATCTGCTAAAATTTCCGCTATGGTGATTGAGTCTTCTATTTCGGCAGCACGGATACACATCCCCTGGGAGCGATCGCTTGCAGGTAAACTATAGTCATCATCAAAGTTTGCACCTGTGGCTGGCATATATTTGGGAGTATGACCTTATGATTGACAGCAAACCGCGATCGTGACAGATCCAGTTTTTTTAAAGACAGACCAAACACTTTAACCTAGAATTATGCTATTCTAATCAAAGGTAGTGCAAAAAGCCGATCCGATTGTTTCCGCGCGGGCGTAGTTTAGTGGTAAAACCTTAGCCTTCCAAGCTAATGATGCGAGTTCGATTCTCGCCGCCCGCTTCTGAGAGCATAACTTAAGACGAGAATAGCCAATTAGGCAGTCGATCGCGAATTCTCCCTACTGAGCTTTTTTACCTTGTCTTTTAAAGCCATCAATCGTTGCCGTAGAGTCAAGCGATCGCTTTTACCTGTAATGCTGTAACCAATCAATTGTTCTATCCGTTCTTCATCATGGTAGATAAAGTGTTGCCACTACTAAATCGCAATACATCAAGTTTAGAACTCAGTTATCTCCAAAAAACACTTTGTCATTTCTCAAAAGCGATCGCAATTAATACCAATTCTTGAAAGTAGAGACGTTGCGATGCAACGTCTCTACACACCAATTATGTAACCCCACAAATGAACATGGTATAAGTTTGATTTGGCTCGATCCCTCAAAATTACTAGACTAATAGTGACGCGAATCTCATCAACAAATAATACCCAATCGATCTCAGAATTAAGAAGATTGATTAAATAGCCGAGAAAACCGACATAAATCTCTTGCAAAAAGTAGTCTTGACCGTACAAACTAAAAGAATTCACTGTGTTAGAATCAGCATCACAGGCACGCAGCAGGGGAACTGAAAAACGCTATGTTTGAACGTTTTACAGAAAAAGCCATTAAGGTAATTATGCTTGCCCAGGAAGAAGCACGTCGCCTGGGTCATAACTTCGTGGGTACAGAGCAAATCTTATTAGGACTAATTGGTGAAGGTACAGGAGTAGCTGCTAAAGTCCTCAAATCTATGGGTGTCAATCTTAAAGATGCCAGAATTGAAGTTGAAAAAATTATTGGTAGAGGTTCTGGCTTCGTCGCCGTAGAAATTCCTTTTACTCCTAGAGCCAAAAGAGTACTAGAGTTATCTTTAGAAGAAGCTAGACAGTTAGGGCATAACTATATCGGTACAGAACACTTACTTTTGGGATTAATTCGCGAAGGAGAAGGAGTAGCTGCTAGGGTCCTCGAAAATTTGGGAGTTGACTTATCCAAAGTTCGCACCCAAGTCATTAGAATGCTAGGCGAAACCGCAGAAGTTTCCACCGTTGGCGGCGGATCGGGACGAACTAAAACTCCTACCCTAGATGAATTTGGCTCTAACTTGACAGAAATGGCAAAAGAAGGCAAGTTAGATCCTGTCGTCGGTCGCCAGAAGGAAATTGAGAGAGTAATCCAAATTCTAGGACGGCGTACCAAAAATAACCCCGTACTGATCGGCGAACCAGGTGTTGGTAAAACAGCTATAGCGGAAGGATTAGCTCAACGGATTGCCAACAACGATATACCCGATATTTTGGAAGATAAACGGGTCGTTACCCTCGATATTGGTCTATTGGTAGCTGGAACCAAGTATCGAGGCGAATTTGAAGAACGGCTCAAGAAAATCATGGATGAAATTCGTCAAGCCGGAAACGTAGTTTTGGTAATTGATGAAGTTCATACTCTGATCGGTGCTGGTGCGGCTGAAGGTGCAATTGACGCGGCTAATATCCTCAAACCAGCCTTAGCTAGAGGCGAGTTACAGTGTATTGGTGCAACGACACTAGATGAATATCGCAAGCATATTGAAAGAGATGCAGCCTTAGAAAGAAGGTTCCAACCCGTTATGGTGGGAGAACCAACCGTCGAAGAAACCATCGAGATTCTGTATGGGTTACGCGAGCGCTACGAACAGCACCACAAGCTAAAAATCACCGATATTGCGGTAGAAGCTGCGGCTAAGCTCTCCGATCGCTATATCTCAGACCGTTACCTACCAGACAAAGCGATCGATTTGATTGACGAAGCTGGTTCTAGAGTCAGGTTAATTAACTCCCAATTGCCTCCAGCAGCTAAAGAACTAGACAAAGAACTGCGTCAAGTCCTCAAAGATAAAGACGATGCAGTTAGGGGTCAAGACTTCGAGAAAGCTGGACAGTTGCGCGATCGCGAAATGGAAATCAAAGCTGAAATCCGCGCTTTAGCTCAAAACAAGAAAACTGACTCCAAAACCGACACTCTTTCCCCAGTCGTCACGGAAGAAGATATCGCTCATATCGTCGCCTCTTGGACTGGCGTTCCCGTCAACAAGCTAACTGAATCTGAATCAGAAAAGCTGTTGCACATGGAAGATACCTTACACCAACGCCTGATTGGACAACACGATGCGGTCACCGCCGTATCGAAAGCCATTCGTCGCGCTAGAGTCGGTTTGAAGAATCCTAACCGTCCCATCGCTAGTTTCATCTTCTCAGGTCCTACAGGGGTAGGTAAGACAGAATTAACCAAAGCCTTAGCTGCTTACTTCTTTGGTTCTGAAGATGCGATGATTCGCCTCGATATGTCCGAATATATGGAACGCCATACAGTTTCTAAACTGATTGGTTCCCCTCCAGGATATGTCGGCTATAACGAAGGTGGTCAACTGACAGAAGCTGTCCGCAGAAGACCATATACGGTGGTGCTATTCGACGAAATCGAAAAAGCTCACCCCGATGTCTTCAATATGCTATTGCAGATTTTAGAAGACGGACGACTTACCGATGCTAAAGGTAGAACGGTAGACTTCAAGAATACCCTTTTGATTCTTACCTCTAACATTGGTTCTAAGGTAATTGAAAAAGGCGGTGGCGGTTTAGGATTCGATTTTGCCGAAAATCAAACCGAATCTCAATACAACCGAATTCGTTCTTTAGTCAACGAAGAACTGAAAAACTACTTCCGTCCAGAGTTCCTCAATCGGGTAGACGAAATTATTGTCTTCCGTCAACTCACCAAAGACGAAGTTAAAGAAATCGCCGAAATTCTGCTCAAGGAAGTATTCGGTCGCTTGACGGAGCAAGGAATTACTCTAGAATTAACCGATAAATTCAAAGATCGGTTAGTCGATGAAGGCTATAACCCCAGTTACGGAGCGCGTCCCTTACGTAGAGCGATTATGCGCCTGTTAGAAGACGTTTTAGCTGAAGAAATCCTCTCTGGTCGCATTAGAGACGGAGGAACCGCCTCGGTCGATATTGGCGAAGACGGTCAAGTCAAAGTTGAAACCAAAGAAACAGAAACTAGAGAATTAATTTCTTCCACGGCTGATACAGTTGCAAGTTAGATATCAATCAATAGATGAATAAGTTCAGGGACGGTAGTTTACCTACCGTCTTTTTTTTGCGGAACTTACGCACAGATATCATAGGTAGGGTAGGCATTGCCTACCTTACTCCAAAGATAGGATAGTGTAAAATTTGGCAATCTGCATCAATCCTATCTATATGGTGAAACGTAAATATTCATGTTAAAACCAACTTTAGCTGCCTTAATTCTCTTACTAAGTACCGTCTCACCCGCAACTGCGGATTTGGGGAAAAGAATTGTAAGAGGAGATTGCGGTAGACGTAGTTGCAAAGCTGTGCTGAAAGACTTACGCAGCCGTTATCCCGATTATATTCGGGAATTTGAGAAACAATGCGATCGCCCCAGAATTTTGGGGTTGCAAGTAGGTGTAGGTAATAGTAATGCTCAACAAGTTTGGTTTTACTGCTGGGATGCTAAAAAAGAACAAGGGACTCGTTACGGCAGTTATCTGGGTACTCTACCGCTTCTAGGTAGTGATGAGGCTAAGTTTTTGTCACCTTTACCTAGCGATTCGCCATATACAGCAGAGTTAAAATCGCGCTATCTGGCAGCTATTAAAAAAGCTCAGTTTGAATGTGCTACCAAAAGCGGTAATTTTATTATTTTAACTTCAGAATCAGATAATACGGTGCAATTGCAATGTTATTTCCAAGGTGGCGTACAACCTTTAGACGAGAATGGTGATTTTAAGTCTGATGGTGAAGCGTCTAGGGGTGCGAGTGTAGATGAAATTTTGGGTACTTTTCCAGTGAGTGAAAGTATGGAGATAAAGTGAATGCTATTCTCTAAGCTACTTTGTAAATAAAAATTACTTATTTTATTTCCCTTCTTCCTTCTTCCTTCTTCCTTCTTCCCTCTTCGTTCTTTCACATCGTTTCCTGTAAATAAACAGGGTTGGTTAATGGCATAGCTGCATTAACTAAAGATAATAAAGGTCCAATTTGTTCTTGTCCATTTGTGGCTAATTCGCTATGACACAAGTAAACTCTTTCGTCTGTTCTCGCCAATAAATCTCGTAAAATACGCTTTAAACGAGCTTCATCAGTGGTTTGAGTATCTGTTAAAATCGCATTTCCTGGCTGTTTCAAATTATCTTGCAGAAATAGCGGCGCACCAAATAAAGTTGCAGCACCACCACTGAGCCACAGGGAAGAACCTGCATCAAGCCAAAATTGCCATTTGTGGGAGTTTTGACGAGAGCGGTATTGAAAAATGGTAGCAAGGGTAATAGCACGTCTGTTTGGCTCTAGATAGCTAATGGGGTAAGGATTGGCGGTAATGGTTCCTTGTTCGAGTAAGACAATTAATCGAGCGATGACAGTGTGAAGAGGAGTATCGGTGGCTAAGCGCTTGTTTACTTCCCAGTAGTGTTGA
Proteins encoded in this region:
- a CDS encoding PEP-CTERM sorting domain-containing protein — encoded protein: MKLGKVIASVVGGSTAFILASALTATGTKAATVVLDFEGVGDLNPVGNFYDTAPHDFDITFSDNALGIVDEDAGGSGNFGGEPSRDTVLFFLGGSAARMNVLNGFTTGFSFFYSAINNPGFVRVLDASDNVLAQIDLPTTPFNGAPDPTGQFSPFVPIGVTFQGTAFAVDFGGTVNQIGFDNITLGSATPGTTVPEPTTILGTLAFSALGGSTWLKRRRKQQG
- a CDS encoding MGH1-like glycoside hydrolase domain-containing protein translates to MKPLTQEEIRLEAARTNQAKWYQWGPYLSERQWGTVREDYSSDGSAWDHFTHDQARSRAYRWGEDGILGICDRSQRLCFAIALWNGADPILKERLFGLTGSEGNHGEDVKEYYFYLDSTPTHSYMKGLYKYPQTAFPYEQLVTQNCHRNRHEPEFELIDTGVFDDNSYFDVFVEYAKNEPEDISIQITVINRGRETKDLHLLPTLWFRNTWSWNSDRQKPSLTETKSGNSWQTIQAIHPDLSEQYLYCEGLNEILFTENETNNEKLFGVSNQGKYVKDGINDYIVNGHQQAVNPGKTGTKAAVNYLLTIEPGASKVVRLRLTTSPNFLTPFSSEFEQKISLRQQEANEFYQRITPFKISEDLRNIQRQAFAGMLWSKQFYYYNVDSWLKGDSADKTVAKERKNGRNSEWFHLDNQDIISIPDKWEYPWYAAWDLAFHCIPLAMVDPDFAKHQLDVLTREWFMHPNGQLPAYEWAFGDVNPPVHAWATWRVYKIEQKMFGRSDRLFLERVFQKLMLNFTWWVNRKDVAGRNVFQGGFLGLDNIGVFDRSATLPTGGYIDQSDGTSWMAMYCLNMLTIALELAKTNPVYEDIATKFFEHYLYIANAMNHMGGEEVSLWDESDGFYYDVLHLPNDQQISLKVRSMVGLIPLFAVETIEPEILEKLPNFKLRLEWFIKNRPDLRQNVACMSTNGVGTRRLLAIVSPDKLRRILQKMLDETEFLGEYGIRALSKYHAEHPYIFKANTCEFRVDYEPAESSTGLFGGNSNWRGPVWFPVNFLLIESLQKFHHYLGDDFQVEYPTGSGKMMTLWQVATELSQRAIAIFEKNFAGIRPVYGGTKKFQTDPNWQDLILFYEYFHGDNGAGIGASHQTGWTGLVAKLIQQYGEYL
- a CDS encoding GNAT family N-acetyltransferase — translated: MPATGANFDDDYSLPASDRSQGMCIRAAEIEDSITIAEILADGFHSNMGLYNWLYPVVRLGIYEDVKNRLISPTYRYICLVATNTNSLGGEYLLGTVEIAVKSPLFWEAEPHKPYVYISNLAVDRDYRRQGIAKKLLEVCEAKACQWGFREIYLHVLDNNQEARQLYLNLGYRLKQAESSWSWLWFKQPNRLLLCKSLSACSATDNSMSFS
- a CDS encoding ATP-dependent Clp protease ATP-binding subunit, with protein sequence MFERFTEKAIKVIMLAQEEARRLGHNFVGTEQILLGLIGEGTGVAAKVLKSMGVNLKDARIEVEKIIGRGSGFVAVEIPFTPRAKRVLELSLEEARQLGHNYIGTEHLLLGLIREGEGVAARVLENLGVDLSKVRTQVIRMLGETAEVSTVGGGSGRTKTPTLDEFGSNLTEMAKEGKLDPVVGRQKEIERVIQILGRRTKNNPVLIGEPGVGKTAIAEGLAQRIANNDIPDILEDKRVVTLDIGLLVAGTKYRGEFEERLKKIMDEIRQAGNVVLVIDEVHTLIGAGAAEGAIDAANILKPALARGELQCIGATTLDEYRKHIERDAALERRFQPVMVGEPTVEETIEILYGLRERYEQHHKLKITDIAVEAAAKLSDRYISDRYLPDKAIDLIDEAGSRVRLINSQLPPAAKELDKELRQVLKDKDDAVRGQDFEKAGQLRDREMEIKAEIRALAQNKKTDSKTDTLSPVVTEEDIAHIVASWTGVPVNKLTESESEKLLHMEDTLHQRLIGQHDAVTAVSKAIRRARVGLKNPNRPIASFIFSGPTGVGKTELTKALAAYFFGSEDAMIRLDMSEYMERHTVSKLIGSPPGYVGYNEGGQLTEAVRRRPYTVVLFDEIEKAHPDVFNMLLQILEDGRLTDAKGRTVDFKNTLLILTSNIGSKVIEKGGGGLGFDFAENQTESQYNRIRSLVNEELKNYFRPEFLNRVDEIIVFRQLTKDEVKEIAEILLKEVFGRLTEQGITLELTDKFKDRLVDEGYNPSYGARPLRRAIMRLLEDVLAEEILSGRIRDGGTASVDIGEDGQVKVETKETETRELISSTADTVAS